tcaaaacatcctAATTAATGTGAATCCATTGTAACATCACACAAATtaacctagctagctcctaagccTCATCGTCGgcaacatcataatctacctcgggattgtacaggtcaagaaaacaagtagcCCAGCTGTTTCGCAGTTCATACAGCTCCTCCTCGGTTAATGACGTGGGATCATCGAACACCTACAATACATATACATGATCAAGTTATTCATACTACATGATCTAAAAAAATGCAATAATCCAAACAGAATGCAGGAAGCGACAAACAGCAGCAGTTCCCAGGTACGGCGTTCGGCGGAAAAAATAACAACTACTCAACCAGATTTCTAGTACAATTAAAATTTCTAGTGTGCAGAAAATCAGATACAGATTTCAATTTACATAAGTTGAAGCTTCATGTCCAACTTTTTCTAGACAAAACAGTTCAATCTCATGGCCAAATTCATGGCACTATCTTGTGAAtgtgaaaaacaaacaaatagtgAAGACTCTCCCAGTAAGAGGGAAGTCTGTCAAGTAGCGGCTTCAGCAGAATGCAGCTAATGAAACTACAAGTGACAACACAGTCCTACACAGCTAGGAAACTACACAGCTAATGCAGAATGCAGAAGTACTAATCAGGCAAATAGGCAAATACTTATATATGCAGAATGGGTCGTAGACACTAACGTTCGGCCCGACTAATGCAGAATGCAGGAAACTGCAGAAAACCATATATGCAGAAAAAAAGCGgcaatcaagaaaaaaaataatacctcCATCCAATTCTTTGTAATACTAGCGGTGACAATGTCAAGCATGTTCTTCGTTACATAATATCCACAGTCATTACCGTTAGGTTGTCGCCTTGTCTACATATAAACGACATTTAGTTAATACATAAACTAGATGGctacccgtgcgttgcacgggtttggcGGAATATCATTTgtatatcaatcatggatgcaACCTCATAGTGAAATTAATCATAAGCACACGGAAATCATCAGAGAGAGTATCATTACACATACCAATCATGGATATTATCGGTAAAGGAAATTATTCATAAACATATGGGAATTGCGTAATTTAACTACCATTCAAATCAAAGTTCAATTGGATATTCATAAACACACGGGAATTACATAATTTAACTAACATTCAAATCAAAGTTCAATTGGATCATCCGAGTTAGAACCAACTCGAATCTTCTTCTTATTATCAACTATTATTTCCTTCATGAGTTTATCAAACTTGGCTTGTCGAGCAACAAAAAAAGACTCCCAACCAATAGCATCCGGAGAACAATACCTCTTCCACTGAATACATGTTGGAGGTATGGGACAATCATCTTTCAACTTGACATAGACATAATGACCGGGGATAGCCCCAATACAAACAATTAACGAAGAAGGATTAGATGGTGGTATGCCACGCAATGGAAAGAATGTCTCGGATGTCTCTCCTCTTACTTCACAAACAAACAATGTCGTACAAATCTAAATCAGGCCGCAACTGAGACAGTaataaaacataacaaaaataatattatattcaatttagattggagctatatatattttttaaaacccaacccaacccaacccaatATATCGTTGAGTACTAAAATTGTTCCCTGCATATAAGGATGCACACCAAAtctacaaaaattaaaaagggtAATCTTAAGTCCAATATAAGTATAACATATCATACATATACAAAGAAGCAAAAAATAGACAACTCACAGCCAACTAAAAAAACCTTCTTCAAGCCCCCATCATACCATCCATCTTTGAAATATATCTTtcctatttttcctttcaacagATACTTGAAtctggttttggttttggatcTTGCAGCATCGTATATTTTGACATCCATAGCTTAGATAGACTGACTGCGACGAAATTCTGACTGCAAAGGATCCAAATACAAATTAAGTTATTGCAAATTGGGCTATTGAAAGTAACTTACAAATCATTCAAATACTTGGTTATTCATAATCATACACAAATGTCTGATACATTAGTAGGAAAGTATTACTCATTTAAATACATTATGGGATTGTGAACACTGTTGTCTTTGCAAGTTCTAGAGCTAAATTGCGTCCAAGCAGCTTCTGCACAATAACTAATGCAAATTAGCAAGGTAAAATGGTTAGCAAATAAGTTACAAAACCAAAACCGAAAAACTTGATCTACTTCTTAAAACCAAACCTATTGCAAAAGATTCAAAAAAGCAAATGATGATAGAAAAAATTGATCGACTTTGGGAAAAACTCGATGTGAaaaatttatgcataaattaaCATCTCATACCTCAAACGATATGAAATAGTGCATAGTGTCCCATCAACCCATTTTTGCTTCTGGAGTTTGCTCTCAGACTTAAATTCTAGAAGACCTTGTGCAGTTTTGAGGCCAAAATAGAGCTCTTTAGAAGCTTCCCTTTCTTTTTGATATGGCCATGCAGAGTCTTCATTACACACTCCATAAACCACACCTACAATATTTGTGTTACATGACATGTAATCAGAAAGTGCCTAATTGCTTGAATCAATCTAGAGTCAAAAGAAAGGACTATACAAAAATTTCTgaagaaaattattattataatgacAAATTGAGCATAGGTACTTGCAGCAAGATATGTATGTGTATAACAAAATGCTTACATTTACTCTTTTTGGAGAAAGCTCCTCCAATGTGTTTGCTTTTGATCTTAATTTTGACCTGAAAATTaagataaatattaaataaaatttcttaTCTCCAAAACGGATTTGTTTTTAGGCATGAAATAGGGTACCTAATATTTCTTGTTAACAaccataaattaaaataatgatgacaaaatcaaataaaacacTACAATGTTGTGAATTCCTTAATCTTATTGAGAAAGAGCTAAGTGTGATCGTTATTGATTAATTACATTTTTCTGTAACCTACAACAAATCACCCACACATGGAGAAAAGTTTTCCAACAT
This portion of the Trifolium pratense cultivar HEN17-A07 linkage group LG3, ARS_RC_1.1, whole genome shotgun sequence genome encodes:
- the LOC123916886 gene encoding uncharacterized protein LOC123916886; the encoded protein is MCPKDNVIVCLCSLHRKIPEAARNFFKDAFKVHQLTTFGNRKKATWIFPKTRRQPNGNDCGYYVTKNMLDIVTASITKNWMEVFDDPTSLTEEELYELRNSWATCFLDLYNPEVDYDVADDEA